The following DNA comes from Brassica oleracea var. oleracea cultivar TO1000 chromosome C5, BOL, whole genome shotgun sequence.
GATGAGAAAAAAAGAAGAATATTCCAAACCTGGGGAAGCTTCTGTCTGAAGGCGACGTCTAGGCGTGCGTCTAAAGTATTCTCGCAGACAATCTTTCCATCTTGAGATGCCAGCACCACCCCGCCCGAGCTTCACCATCAAGACACCCTCATTGCTCATGTGGATGATATTACGTGACAAGCGAGAAAGACAGATTGAAACGATGGAAGAAGTTTACCAGTGAGGGTCATGTGAATCAGGTTGCTTAGGATTAGGAGGTGGAGGGAGGAACACTTTCTCGTCGATGGTTATCTTAGGAGACGCGACTTTCGCTTTATCTGCATACTGTTTCTTAGCATCCTCGATGATTGACTCAACAACCTTCTTGTCCATCTCTCTGCATCTCAGCAGCACTGATGGCTCTTTCAGCCGCAGCAAACTCTTACGTACATACACCACAGTGATAACTGTTAAGGACTTGTTGACAAGGATAATAAGTATATATAGAAAGATAAATCAATACCTCAACGATGAGAGCCTTGAGAAGCTTTTTGTACGCGTTCTTGTCGTTGGAGACACGAAGAAGGTCCTTAGCCGCAGAGTCTTTCATGGAGGTGACAACGTCATCTTGTGCTTGAAGGTACTTAATCCTACTAGCATTCAGCTGCGTCGAGTAGTCGCTAAAGAGAGAAATGGAATTAGTCTGAAGCCTGAGAGCAAGAAGATGAAAGTGATATAAACAAAGAAGAAGCTTACATGCGCTTGCGGATATCGACCTGCTTGAGCTTGCGATCATAATCTTGACGGAGCTTACGCTTGGCAGTCTCGAGAAGCTGAAGTCTCTCTATGTTGAATTCCTCCTCAGCGGAGATCGAGATCTCGTTAGCTTTCTCTTCCGCCTCTTGCCGGATGAACCGGACCATCTGTTGTATCTGCTTTGACACATCTGCGTCGTTCATATCTCTCTCTCTCACACACAAACAAAAACAATCACAAACTTCCTTCTCAAACTCTATTTTATAACTCTTGCGAGAGGAGCTAGACCCCACTTTTTGGTGCCAAAACTTCGTTTTCATGGACCATTGACTCTTTCTTTATATCAAATCACTACTATTTTTGGAATCACAGATTGTGAAGAAGTAGTCTTGTTTAGAAAAAAACATGAATAAGGTCGACAAAACCCAATAGCATATTATTAATTTGGTTATGTAATGTAAGATATAAGATTATATCTAAGTTTTTATGTCAGAAATTAAAAGCTTGTCTTCCCTCACTTATTTCGGAAATCACTTATTTCGAAAATACAATCGGTTTTTGTGTTTGGAAGATTGATATCTGACAATATCCTCATAGCTCAGGAGATGTTTCATTGTTTGAGGACTAATAAATCATGTCAGGATAAATTTATGGCCATGAAAACGGATATGAATAAAACTTATTATAAAGTTGAATGGATTTTTATAGAAGAGCTACTGTCCAAGATGGGGTTTGATCATCACAAGACACAACTAATGATAGAATTTATCTCTTTGGTACAGTACATAGTCTTATTGAATGTCAACCAAAGGGACACATAACTCCACAGAGAGGTCTACGCAGAAGGATCATTTATCTCCTTATTTATTTAATATGTGTACAAAAACATTGATAGCAAATATTAAAAAGGCGGAGAGAGAGAAACAACCGAGGGGCACAAAGGATGCAAGGGCTTGTCCCCCAATATCTCATTTCCTCTTTGCAAACGATAGCCTTTTCTTCTGAAAAGCACAAAGAGTGGAATGTCAAACCATTCTCAGGATTCTAAAGGAATACGAAGTGGTATCGGGTCAGCAGATAAATTTTGAAAAATCTCCGATTCAATTTGGTCACAAGATTGAAGAACCCATCAAATAGAAACTATGGGAAATTTTAGGGGTACATAATTTAGGCGGTATGAGATCTTATTTGGGAATTCCTGAGAATTTGGGAGGATAAAAAATACAGGTTTTTGGTTTTGTTCAAGATCAATTGAATAATAGAGTAAAGGGATGGATTTTCAAGTTGTTTACCAAAGGGGAAAGGAAATGATTATAAAATATGTGGTAACGGTTTTGCCAAACCATGTAATGTCCTGTTTTCGCATACCAAAAACGGTAATAAAGAAGCTAACAAGTACAGTGACACAATTTTGATGGAGTCCGGAGGGCAATACTAAAAGTATGCACTGGAAATCATGGAATAAACCATGTATCCCCAAGGATGAATGAGGCTTGGGTTTTAATGACCTCACATATTTAAATACAACCATGCTTGAAAAGCAATTTTTGAGATTCATCGACAAACCAAACACACTTTTCTCTCGCGTGTTCAAATGACGGTATTTCAGGAATGCATCACCCCTAGAACCAATTAGATCGTACTCGTCATCCTACGATTGGCGCAGTATTATCTCTGCTAGATTTTTTGTTAGCAAATGACTAATCAAAAGGGTGGGATCAAGATCTTCTATCTCCATATGGAATGATCCATGGCTCTCATCCACTCGCCCGAGACTAGCAAATAAAAATCAGCACAATCTTTACATGGACCTTACAATGGATTCTCTCATCAATGTAACATCAAGGACATGAAATTTACAGGTCATTCAGACTCTGGTGGATCATGAAGATGTTAAAATAATTGAAAGTATACTATTAAGCCGAATTCAGACAGCAGATCGCGATGGATGACATTTTACTAATAATGAGATATATATAGTTAAATCTGGATATCAAATTGAACGTGTGTACCCAGACATAAAAAGAATGTTACCAGATTTTGGTCCATCGATCTCTCCTCCGAAGGCTTTCTGCTGGAAGGTTTGCTTTCAACCTAAGATGAAACATATTTTGTGGCAACTAGTATCATGATGTATAGAGGTTAAGAAAAAAAATTAAGAGCAAGAGGAATACAAGGGGATACAATTTGTGCACGATGTAAAGCACCTGAGAAATCCATAAATCATGTATTTTTTGAATGTCCACGGCGGTTCAAGTTTGGGCACCTCACGAATTCTTTCGAATCCAGACATCTTTCCCACTCAATCACTTTTTGCGAATATGGATTATTTATTTTGGAGAGTTTCTCCGGAATTGGAATGCCATCAATTTGCATGGATCTTATGGTACATATGGAAATGAAGAAACAACAAAATTTTTAGTAATTTAGACATTGATCGTAGAGATACTCTTAAACTAGCAGAAATTGAGTCTTTACTTTGGGCTGTGGCGCAGATCTCAATTACATGGAGAATCGAGCAAACTCGATTACCAGTAGAAGTGATAGTACCGGATATCCCAGGTCGATGGTGTTTTACGGATGGAACATGAAAAAATCAGAATGTATATTAGGGACAAGGGTGGTATATCATACTGGAAGGTTTTGATGGTTCAATAGGAGCGAGAAATATGCGAGCGAGTCAGTCGCCACTTCACTTGGAGATAGAGGCTTTTATTTGGGCAATGGAGTGTATGAAGAATCTAAGACAGTTTAATGTTACATTTGCAACGGATTGTTCTCAGTTGGTGAAGATGATTTCGAAACTAGAAGAATTGTCAGCCTTTGCAAGTTACTTAAAAGCCATGTTCGAAACTACGTTAGACGTAACGCGTGCGCGCGGTTGGATAGGGCCTAGCGCCGAATCAATTAATCGGAGATTATACGGGGATTAATCGGGGCGTAATTTTAGATTATTTATATACGTTTTATGGATTTATATTTTAAATATGCAAACTAAGAACAATAAACTCGCATGGTTCAGTGGCTAGACTCATTTATTGGTACGTACATGTCATGGGTTCGAGTAAATGAAAGCTCTTTTTCTCTATTTTCTAACGTTTTAGGTTAAATGAAAGCGAAATGACGAAAATAACCCCGTCTCCTATCTTAAACCTGCGAATTTTCAGACACAACTATTTCCATGTTTTTTTCTTGCAAATCTTATAGGTTTCAAACAATATATAACAAATCTATTGTGAAACACTTCCCTACAGACTTCAAATCACCAGAATACTGATTTCTTCAACTTTTCCGAGTAACTGACCGCCTAAGGCCAAATCGCGGCGGTTCCTGGCCGCAACGCGCTTTTCCGGCGAGTATCCTGCCGCCTAAGCTGCGTTTTCGAACATGGCTTAAAAGAGAAATGTTTTAAAGAGAAGTTTCAACAGCTCAGAGCTCATTCATATACCACGGACGCAGAATTCAAGGGAGAACAATATTGCACGCAGTGCAAGAAAGCAATCGTCGTTTGTTGTCCATAAGAATGCGGAGCTACCAGTTTGGTTTCCAGAATCTACATGATTCTTTTAAGTTGACAAAAAAAATTGGCTTTACTCTTCATGAATATTTTATTACTAATTAAACAGGCTGTTTTGGTGAGCATAACTCCATTTTGGCAAGTTAATGCTTTAAATTCTAGGTGAAGAAACCTAAGTTACTCGTGTTGCTTTTGTTGTTAGCGGAAAGAATTATCAAAAAGCTTGGAGATGCCATTGCAGATATTATTGTTATTGCTTAAAGATTTTACCTTGTCCCATGGTGCATGCATCCTTAGTACAATCACTGCCTCTACAACATCTTCCACTATAAACGAGCTACCATTATATGCAACAACAACTCTTATAGATCACACGAGCAATCGACAAAAATGAAAAAAAAAAAACAAATTGTAGACCAATGAGGAACCAAAAAGCCAGCAATATAAGAATATAAACATAATCATAAGAATAATTAATTTGCTCATGTGATTGCATAATGTAACAAAACTGAAAAAATTAAATGACGTATAAGGTGAGATTCAGCTTATTCAAAACTCAAAAGATGTTGATGTAACATGTGTGCTTAGTAGTTTTAATGATGCTGAGACATAAGCTGTTAAATTTAAATTCAAATTAACGTTCTTCTTACTATAACTTTAAACTTTAAAGCTGTTAAGTTTAATTGAGTTGCTACAGTTATCGATTACAGTTTTCTTCATGCTTCTTATACCAGACTTCTCACTTACCATACTGTAGCCACTGGAATTTCTTTTGCAAGCAGTTTAGTAAACATTCTTCTTACTATATGTCTAATCAAACAAAACCATCACATATTGTTGTAGCGACCACTAAGAGAGAGAGAGAGAGAGAGAGAGAGAGAGAGAGAGAGAGAGNNNNNNNNNNNNNNNNNNNNNNNNNNNNNNNNNNNNNNNNNNNNNNNNNNNNNNNNNNNNNNNNNNNNNNNNNNNNNNNNNNNNNNNNNNNNNNNNNNNNNNNNNNNNNNNNNNNNNNNNNNNNNNNNNNNNNNNNNNNNNNNNNNNNNNNNNNNNNNNNNNNNNNNNNNNNNNNNNNNNNNNNNNNNNNNNNNNNNNNNNNNNNNNNNNNNNNNNNNNNNNNNNNNNNNNNNNNNNNNNNNNNNNNNNNNNNNNNNNNNNNNNNNNNNNNNNNNNNNNNNNNNNNNNNNNNNNNNNNNNNNNNNNNNNNNNNNNNNNNNNNNNNNNNNNNNNNNNNNNNNNNNNNNNNNNNNNNNNNNNNNNNNNNNNNNNNGGGGGAGAGAGAGAGATAATGATTGTTTCGGATCCCGTGGGATGTCCCGCAAAACCCGCTGAAGCCTAATCCCACAGCAACCCGTCCCGCGAGTCCCGCAAATTTGCGGGCCTACAAATACAAAGCCCAAGCCCGCCCTACTACAAGCCTTTGCGGGCAAGGCACGCGGTCCAAGTCCAACATTGCCATCTCTAAGTCCATGTGTCACGATGTAAATTGCATCGTTTAAAGATATTACTAAGAATTTATATTTGTTTAATAATTTTAGATTATAATTAAAATACAGATATGTCAATATCAATTAATATATCTATCTTATTATTAATTTAGATAAGTTATTTTGAAAATACGAATAAACAAATTAAACCAGACCAAAA
Coding sequences within:
- the LOC106343549 gene encoding V-type proton ATPase subunit E2, giving the protein MKTKFWHQKVGSSSSRKSYKIEFEKEVCDCFCLCVRERDMNDADVSKQIQQMVRFIRQEAEEKANEISISAEEEFNIERLQLLETAKRKLRQDYDRKLKQVDIRKRIDYSTQLNASRIKYLQAQDDVVTSMKDSAAKDLLRVSNDKNAYKKLLKALIVESLLRLKEPSVLLRCREMDKKVVESIIEDAKKQYADKAKVASPKITIDEKVFLPPPPNPKQPDSHDPHCSGGVVLASQDGKIVCENTLDARLDVAFRQKLPQIRTRLVGAPETSRA